One segment of Pseudobythopirellula maris DNA contains the following:
- a CDS encoding rhodanese-like domain-containing protein: MEEAPLEISCEQVRSLLQAGEPITLVDCREPSEHAIVAIDGAVLIPLAEIPSRCGELDAAAAGPLVVYCHHGMRSAQAAVWLRGQGFPAAQSMAGGVDRWALEIEPGIARY, from the coding sequence ATGGAAGAAGCACCGCTTGAAATCTCTTGTGAGCAAGTCAGATCGCTGCTCCAAGCCGGCGAGCCCATCACGCTGGTGGATTGTCGGGAGCCGAGCGAGCACGCGATCGTGGCGATCGACGGGGCCGTGCTGATCCCGCTCGCCGAAATACCAAGCCGCTGTGGCGAACTCGACGCCGCGGCCGCGGGTCCTTTGGTGGTCTACTGCCACCACGGCATGCGGAGCGCTCAGGCGGCCGTCTGGTTGCGTGGACAGGGGTTCCCGGCGGCTCAGAGTATGGCGGGGGGCGTCGATCGCTGGGCCCTGGAGATCGAGCCCGGCATAGCGCGGTACTGA
- a CDS encoding DUF1559 family PulG-like putative transporter, producing the protein MRSPRGFTLVELLVVIAIIGILVALLLPAVQAAREAARRNQCLSQVKQLALSMHNHHDTNLFFPLVSTAPYYTQAGQGLELARVYDGAVRDNTTGAGSDLTDGDDNIDGYSWIVKLLPYFEENVLYDKINRQTNKFRVDPYDTWNTLAANNGDTNWNAETNPYFWEVELPVLLCPSYDGDETTSYTGQGDLPPATLRGDPAISNYKAIPSTHYGGLGASGDGSLSLTTNSPTSGNESDEDECDNGAYCGNGVLAFPGLVGDRVNNRGFNFASMTDGSAKTVIFAESREQEVAAWYSSLSSYMVAVWPGREETPESTVPYGSNVAPIVWTMDGANAIALNKGSNRTDPASQELYYMEVGEFPHDTTQRVRWGPSALHPGVILHGFGDGHAKPIRDAVDGDIYMAIITRSGRETVDDSQL; encoded by the coding sequence ATGCGTTCGCCACGAGGTTTTACCCTCGTGGAGCTGTTGGTCGTGATCGCGATCATCGGCATCCTTGTCGCGCTGTTGCTGCCCGCCGTGCAGGCGGCCCGCGAAGCGGCTCGTCGCAACCAGTGTTTGAGCCAGGTCAAGCAGCTTGCCCTGTCGATGCACAACCACCACGACACGAACCTGTTCTTCCCTCTCGTTTCGACAGCTCCCTACTACACCCAGGCGGGTCAGGGACTGGAGTTGGCCAGGGTCTACGATGGCGCGGTTCGTGACAACACGACCGGCGCCGGCTCGGACCTGACCGATGGCGACGACAACATCGATGGTTACAGCTGGATCGTGAAGCTGCTGCCGTACTTCGAGGAGAATGTCCTTTACGACAAGATCAACCGTCAAACCAACAAGTTCAGGGTCGACCCGTACGACACCTGGAACACCCTCGCGGCGAACAACGGCGACACCAATTGGAACGCCGAGACCAACCCTTACTTCTGGGAAGTTGAGCTGCCGGTCCTTCTCTGCCCGAGTTACGATGGAGACGAGACCACCAGCTACACCGGTCAGGGCGATCTTCCCCCCGCGACTCTACGGGGGGACCCGGCGATCTCGAACTACAAGGCGATTCCTTCGACGCACTACGGTGGTCTTGGCGCTTCGGGTGATGGCTCGCTCTCGCTGACAACCAATAGCCCGACTAGTGGCAATGAGTCGGACGAAGACGAGTGCGACAACGGCGCCTACTGTGGCAACGGTGTTCTCGCCTTCCCCGGACTGGTTGGCGACCGTGTCAACAACCGCGGTTTCAACTTCGCGTCGATGACCGACGGCTCGGCCAAGACGGTCATCTTCGCCGAGTCGCGTGAGCAAGAGGTTGCGGCTTGGTACAGCTCGCTCTCGTCTTACATGGTCGCCGTGTGGCCAGGGCGTGAGGAGACCCCTGAGTCGACCGTTCCGTACGGCAGCAACGTGGCGCCGATTGTTTGGACCATGGATGGGGCGAACGCCATCGCTTTGAACAAGGGATCGAACCGCACCGACCCCGCCTCGCAAGAGTTGTACTACATGGAAGTCGGCGAGTTCCCGCATGACACCACCCAGCGGGTCCGTTGGGGACCGAGCGCCCTGCACCCCGGCGTGATCCTCCACGGGTTCGGCGACGGCCACGCCAAGCCGATCCGTGACGCGGTTGATGGCGACATCTACATGGCGATCATCACCCGCAGCGGTCGCGAGACCGTTGACGATTCGCAGCTCTGA
- a CDS encoding PD-(D/E)XK nuclease family protein, with translation MPLAPSPQTVTLVHGAPACRTKWLLDRYRDSLGERGQPMAASLGSFAGVSPADGPQTMGGSPPAWLWLGPNHRATESVRSCLLEGEGSTALLEPGVRTPRRLADALASLTDSRHKPLGAAERQALVTDLLRRRALAGRLGPLGAVGVTRGTVDLVDRAIVEARSQCLSGKAASAYLRRSHGAVGAAIADVYRDYTGELAEHQLHDEAGRMALATELIAAGPSLSESNGAHWRLVVVDGFLDYSPLELRLLRAIRSRAETMLVSVAGADRLGQSAWVERRLTDELGPVERVDLAAPARHPAGLRKARAWLFDDPRSLPPPEELGPAAAESIEVVAARSPREECRAIARRIKRLLLDGAAPQEVVVAARRLPDGGQLLAEALADHGVPCSVEPPRRLGEAPLAAAVRTLLRLRTRDWPFDTLLSAVGEAGFVALGSLGATAPRGRTAAERLVRSLQLPERRKSLMTQAASLVSRSEESEGPPTDLQRQAIDGLPVLERLAVAVDAFAERATPLDWFDTVQGVFESLGWSSESRIDQAAWRAFEDALAALERLARWRDVAATTVSCAELLGWLEDWSERLTLSLPAEEEGRVRIATAATAATLPCRWLFLCGLSEESFAASRGASMEEDPAADEANATPQDAETQLFYELASRPSEWLVLSYPALDHAAQPLPPSPFVTELERLFPAGALRRDDQTAVFRAIRPDEPPLGESDFRLHAVHDALAGDASTLASAASRGGALVEALAMVAERQTGDTFGAAEGLFGDEAARLALAERYGPEHLWSPSQLELYATCPYKFFARQLLGLEPVEGLQFDVDYRRRGSIVHDAMAAFHDRLGLIEDARGGHSRVEAERFLDALVGALREKLAATGLPPLEAALAEIETRQAERWAQGYHGQLADYEKHGTTLDEPLTPQRFEARFGPSRRGGEGEEEDPHSVDEPFAFDLGDERLLVTGRIDRIDIGMLDGERVFTVIDYKTGASVTSKLDDMESGRQLQLVLYALAAESLGLAGEGAKPLLTGYWSVQKKGFVAPKGLSAHNVTEGEHGFTLAPNQVWERLVETIRRRIKEIVVGVRGGVFPMLNPDEHCGARCEFRTVCRVGQARSLGKSLTTENGED, from the coding sequence ATGCCACTCGCGCCGTCGCCACAGACCGTTACGCTCGTCCACGGCGCCCCGGCATGCCGCACCAAGTGGCTCTTGGATCGGTACCGCGATTCGCTAGGCGAGCGCGGCCAGCCAATGGCCGCTTCTCTAGGCTCTTTCGCGGGCGTGTCACCTGCAGACGGCCCGCAGACCATGGGGGGATCCCCGCCGGCGTGGCTCTGGCTTGGGCCCAACCACCGAGCAACCGAGTCGGTGCGCAGCTGTTTGCTGGAGGGTGAGGGAAGCACCGCATTGCTCGAACCGGGTGTCCGCACGCCCCGTCGACTCGCCGACGCCCTCGCCAGCCTCACCGACAGCCGACACAAGCCGCTCGGCGCCGCGGAAAGGCAAGCCTTGGTAACCGATCTGCTCCGGCGTCGCGCGCTGGCCGGCCGGCTTGGGCCGCTTGGCGCCGTGGGCGTGACCCGCGGCACGGTCGACTTGGTCGACCGCGCGATCGTCGAGGCCCGCAGCCAATGCCTGAGCGGCAAAGCCGCGTCCGCCTATTTGCGCCGAAGCCACGGCGCCGTCGGCGCAGCGATCGCCGACGTCTACCGCGACTACACCGGCGAACTCGCCGAGCATCAGCTGCACGACGAAGCGGGCCGCATGGCGCTGGCCACGGAGTTGATCGCCGCCGGTCCGTCGCTGAGCGAATCGAACGGCGCCCACTGGCGGCTAGTCGTGGTCGATGGGTTCCTCGACTACTCGCCGCTGGAGCTGCGTTTGCTCCGCGCGATTCGATCGCGGGCGGAGACGATGCTCGTCTCGGTCGCCGGCGCCGACCGCCTTGGTCAGTCGGCTTGGGTCGAGCGGCGCCTCACCGACGAGCTCGGCCCGGTCGAGCGAGTCGATCTCGCGGCGCCCGCCCGGCACCCTGCTGGTCTGCGCAAAGCACGTGCTTGGTTGTTTGACGACCCGCGATCATTGCCTCCGCCAGAAGAGCTCGGGCCCGCAGCGGCTGAGTCGATCGAGGTCGTCGCCGCGCGCTCGCCGCGCGAGGAATGCCGCGCCATCGCCCGCAGGATCAAGCGGCTGCTGCTCGACGGCGCCGCGCCGCAGGAGGTGGTGGTCGCCGCGCGTCGCTTGCCGGACGGCGGGCAGCTATTGGCGGAGGCGCTGGCCGACCACGGCGTTCCCTGCTCGGTGGAGCCCCCTCGGCGGTTGGGCGAAGCCCCGCTGGCGGCGGCGGTGCGAACTCTGCTCAGGCTCCGCACGCGTGACTGGCCTTTCGACACACTCTTGTCCGCCGTGGGCGAAGCGGGCTTCGTGGCGCTCGGTTCGCTGGGCGCCACGGCGCCGCGAGGACGCACTGCCGCCGAGCGGTTGGTGCGATCCTTGCAGCTCCCCGAGCGCCGCAAATCTTTGATGACCCAAGCCGCATCGCTAGTCAGCCGCAGCGAAGAAAGCGAAGGGCCCCCGACCGACTTGCAGCGGCAGGCCATCGATGGCCTGCCCGTGCTGGAGCGGCTCGCCGTGGCGGTCGACGCCTTCGCCGAACGCGCCACTCCGCTCGACTGGTTCGACACCGTACAGGGGGTTTTCGAGTCGCTCGGCTGGAGCTCGGAAAGCCGAATCGACCAAGCCGCCTGGCGAGCCTTCGAAGACGCGCTCGCTGCGCTAGAGCGGCTGGCGCGTTGGCGTGACGTGGCGGCCACTACGGTCTCGTGCGCCGAGTTGCTTGGCTGGCTCGAGGACTGGTCGGAGCGACTCACACTCTCGCTGCCCGCCGAAGAAGAGGGCCGGGTCCGCATCGCGACGGCGGCCACGGCCGCGACCCTGCCTTGCCGGTGGCTATTTCTCTGCGGTTTGAGCGAAGAATCGTTTGCCGCATCGCGCGGGGCGTCGATGGAAGAGGACCCCGCCGCCGACGAAGCCAACGCCACGCCGCAAGACGCCGAGACCCAACTCTTTTACGAGCTCGCCAGCCGGCCGAGTGAGTGGCTGGTGCTCTCTTACCCCGCACTCGACCACGCCGCCCAGCCGTTGCCCCCTAGCCCGTTCGTCACGGAGTTGGAGCGGTTGTTCCCGGCGGGCGCTTTGCGGCGTGACGACCAAACGGCCGTCTTCCGAGCGATCCGCCCCGACGAGCCGCCGCTCGGTGAGTCCGATTTCCGGTTGCACGCCGTTCACGACGCGCTGGCTGGCGACGCTTCAACACTCGCCTCGGCAGCCTCGCGAGGCGGCGCCCTCGTCGAGGCGCTGGCGATGGTCGCCGAGCGGCAAACGGGCGACACGTTCGGCGCGGCCGAGGGTCTGTTTGGCGACGAGGCCGCCCGCCTCGCGTTGGCCGAGCGGTATGGCCCTGAGCATCTCTGGAGCCCGAGCCAACTCGAACTCTACGCCACGTGCCCCTACAAGTTCTTCGCCCGCCAACTGCTGGGGCTCGAACCGGTCGAGGGATTGCAATTCGACGTCGATTACCGCCGCCGCGGCTCGATCGTCCACGACGCGATGGCGGCGTTCCACGACCGCCTGGGGCTGATCGAAGACGCCCGCGGCGGGCACAGCCGCGTCGAGGCCGAGCGGTTCCTCGACGCGCTCGTGGGGGCGCTCAGGGAGAAGCTGGCCGCCACCGGACTCCCGCCGCTCGAGGCGGCGCTCGCCGAGATCGAGACCCGCCAAGCCGAGCGTTGGGCCCAAGGCTACCACGGCCAGCTCGCCGACTACGAAAAGCACGGCACGACGCTCGACGAGCCGCTGACGCCGCAACGGTTCGAGGCTCGCTTCGGCCCTTCGCGTCGCGGCGGCGAAGGCGAGGAAGAAGACCCCCATTCGGTCGATGAGCCCTTCGCCTTCGACCTGGGCGACGAGCGTCTGCTGGTGACCGGCCGCATCGACCGCATCGACATCGGCATGCTCGACGGCGAGCGCGTCTTCACCGTGATCGACTACAAGACCGGCGCCTCGGTCACGTCGAAGCTCGACGACATGGAGTCGGGCCGGCAGCTGCAATTGGTGCTCTACGCCCTGGCGGCCGAGAGCCTTGGTCTCGCCGGCGAGGGCGCCAAGCCGCTGCTGACCGGCTACTGGTCCGTGCAGAAGAAGGGCTTCGTCGCCCCCAAGGGGCTGTCGGCTCACAACGTCACGGAGGGAGAACACGGCTTCACGCTGGCGCCCAATCAGGTTTGGGAGCGCCTCGTCGAGACGATCCGGCGCCGCATCAAGGAGATCGTCGTCGGCGTGCGAGGCGGGGTCTTCCCGATGCTCAATCCGGACGAGCATTGCGGCGCGCGCTGCGAGTTCCGCACCGTCTGCCGTGTCGGCCAGGCCCGCAGCCTCGGCAAATCGCTCACCACCGAGAACGGAGAGGATTGA